A stretch of the Gossypium hirsutum isolate 1008001.06 chromosome D07, Gossypium_hirsutum_v2.1, whole genome shotgun sequence genome encodes the following:
- the LOC107954828 gene encoding uncharacterized protein has product MQTDPSVAARGSVHLREQPITLGASGKGNRLEWPRFDGTDFRGWWTKLEQFFEADGTPDANKIRLVMLNLGGRALEWHHFYSQRNGGLQMPTWSAYIKSLQDRFGCGPFGDPIRELVNLKQQGSIFSLKSNNVGVVANTLHYGALNTSMGATAIVSSGTGCLDTGQFMYQKGARALNTSIGAKADVFHMLSDMWKTPAEWCFMWLGGFRSSELMKRQVQNGARGQKREHFNRGKQNKHSGPQNFGNYTGTGWGNQSNGGGQNSWGSRRTTWLMLIDKLSKKSLLPAVIFGFSKNQCDKSADKHRSERSLPKEPVRIVERRMVKKGSQAVTKVLVEWANSFPEDATWESLTAIQAKCPHFQP; this is encoded by the coding sequence ATGCAGACGGATCCGTCCGTTGCTGCAAGAGGCAGTGTGCATTTGAGAGAGCAACCAATTACTTTGGGAGCTTCGGGGAAAGGTAACAGACTGGAATGGCCCAGGTTTGATGGCACTGATTTCAGGGGATGGTGGACTAAATTGGAACAGTTCTTTGAGGCCGATGGTACTCCAGATGCTAACAAGATCCGACTGGTAATGCTAAACCTGGGAGGGCGTGCTCTGGAATGGCATCATTTCTATTCGCAGAGGAACGGAGGCTTGCAAATGCCGACTTGGTCGGCGTATATAAAGAGCCTCCAAGATCGTTTTGGATGTGGGCCGTTTGGGGATCCGATCAGGGAGCTGGTCAACTTGAAACAACAAGGCTCCATTTTTAGTTTAAAATCCAACAATGTTGGTGTTGTTGCTAATACCTTGCACTATGGCGCCTTGAACACGAGCATGGGTGCAACAGCGATAGTTTCAAGTGGAACGGGGTGTTTGGATACAGGACAGTTCATGTACCAGAAGGGCGCACGTGCCTTGAACACGAGCATTGGTGCCAAGGCAGATGTATTTCACATGCTATCTGATATGTGGAAAACACCTGCAGAGTGGTGCTTTATGTGGTTGGGAGGATTTCGTTCATCTGAACTTATGAAACGGCAAGTTCAGAATGGGGCTAGAGGTCAGAAACGTGAACATTTTAATCGAGGGAAGCAAAATAAGCATTCTGGTCCCCAAAATTTTGGGAATTATACTGGAACTGGTTGGGGGAATCAAAGTAATGGAGGTGGCCAGAATAGTTGGGGATCTAGGAGAACAACTTGGTTGATGCTTATTGACAAGCTTTCAAAGAAGTCACTATTACCTGCGGTTATATTTGGTTTCTCAAAGAATCAATGTGATAAATCTGCTGACAAGCATCGCTCGGAGAGGAGTTTACCAAAAGAGCCAGTTCGCATTGTTGAACGGAGGATGGTTAAGAAAGGAAGTCAAGCTGTGACCAAAGTGTTGGTAGAGTGGGCTAACTCTTTTCCAGAAGATGCGACGTGGGAGTCTTTGACTGCAATCCAAGCCAAATGTCCTCATTTTCAGCCTTGA